The following are from one region of the Bacillota bacterium genome:
- a CDS encoding M20 family metallopeptidase — protein MAYTGADSEVVALARRLIAINSENPGHTEGEVAAFVAQWFKENGISDVKVIVAAPGRPNVIARIPRSGGPAVPALAFVGHMDTVPVGSGWTVDPFAGVIKDGRLYGRGSADMKSGLAASMVAARNIARSGRPLKRDLLVCATADEEGTHMLGAIGLLAGGTVGKDTLIIAPDGTGMEVIVAHKGVMWFELATRGKMSHAGSPEVGVDAVYGAAELIREIKRRFAELPYSHPLTGGPTVTFSVIEGGVKTNVVPDRCRVEIDVRAVPPMTVKSVTDLLRGVAATASSILPGLTAEVRQINIDRPPVESDRDSPLYKALTDAYQEVLGGRPEPRGLRGYTDASIVSYRTGNKDAFVFGSGSIRQAHTVDEWSSVDDIMATERIFTRVAEMLCL, from the coding sequence ATGGCTTATACCGGTGCCGACTCGGAAGTCGTCGCCCTCGCCAGGCGGCTCATCGCCATCAACAGCGAGAACCCCGGGCATACGGAGGGCGAAGTGGCGGCCTTCGTCGCCCAGTGGTTCAAGGAGAACGGGATTTCCGACGTGAAAGTGATCGTGGCCGCGCCGGGCCGTCCCAACGTCATCGCCCGCATTCCGCGGAGCGGCGGCCCGGCCGTTCCGGCCCTGGCCTTCGTGGGCCACATGGACACCGTCCCGGTCGGGAGCGGGTGGACCGTCGACCCCTTCGCCGGGGTGATCAAGGACGGCCGCCTCTATGGGCGAGGCTCGGCCGACATGAAGAGCGGCCTGGCCGCCTCGATGGTGGCCGCCCGGAACATCGCCCGGAGCGGGCGACCGCTCAAGCGGGACCTCCTCGTCTGCGCCACCGCCGACGAGGAAGGCACGCACATGCTCGGGGCCATCGGCCTCCTGGCCGGCGGGACGGTGGGCAAGGACACCCTGATCATCGCCCCGGACGGGACCGGGATGGAGGTCATCGTCGCCCACAAGGGGGTCATGTGGTTCGAGCTGGCCACCAGGGGCAAGATGTCCCACGCCGGTTCGCCGGAAGTGGGCGTCGACGCCGTCTACGGCGCGGCCGAACTGATCCGGGAGATCAAGCGGCGCTTCGCCGAACTGCCGTATTCGCATCCCCTGACCGGCGGGCCCACGGTGACCTTCAGCGTCATCGAGGGTGGGGTCAAGACCAACGTCGTCCCGGACCGCTGCCGGGTGGAGATCGACGTCCGGGCGGTCCCGCCGATGACCGTCAAGAGTGTCACCGACCTGCTGCGGGGCGTGGCCGCCACGGCCTCCAGCATCCTCCCCGGCCTGACGGCCGAGGTCCGGCAGATAAACATCGACCGGCCGCCGGTCGAGAGCGACCGGGACTCGCCACTCTACAAGGCCTTGACCGACGCCTACCAGGAGGTCCTGGGCGGGCGGCCCGAACCCCGCGGCCTCCGGGGCTATACCGACGCCTCCATCGTCTCCTACCGCACGGGGAACAAGGACGCCTTCGTCTTCGGCAGCGGCTCCATCCGGCAGGCCCACACGGTCGACGAATGGAGTTCAGTCGACGACATCATGGCCACCGAGAGGATCTTTACCAGAGTGGCCGAAATGCTCTGCCTGTAA
- a CDS encoding ABC transporter ATP-binding protein, whose protein sequence is MLLSVNGVSLAYGPAQALFDVSLKVEEGEVVTLLGANGAGKSSILKTVVGMYHPFAGTIEFGGQRIEALPTDSIVPMGLALVPEDRGVFPGLTVFENLQMGTVSWRRRGMKIDADLDKVFALFPRLKERRNQLAWSLSGGEQQMLATARGIMSRPKLLMLDEPSIGLAPLLVGQVFKTISEIQKTGTSILLVEQNARMALNVATRAYVLETGKIALEGSPKELLQNEEVKNAYLGA, encoded by the coding sequence ATGCTGCTATCAGTTAACGGTGTCTCCCTCGCCTACGGCCCGGCCCAGGCCCTCTTCGACGTCTCCCTCAAGGTCGAGGAAGGCGAGGTCGTAACCCTCCTCGGGGCCAATGGCGCGGGCAAGTCGTCCATCCTCAAGACGGTCGTCGGGATGTACCACCCGTTCGCGGGGACCATCGAGTTTGGCGGCCAGCGCATCGAGGCCTTGCCGACCGACAGCATCGTCCCCATGGGGCTGGCCCTCGTCCCCGAGGACCGCGGCGTCTTCCCGGGCCTGACCGTCTTCGAGAACCTGCAGATGGGCACGGTCAGCTGGCGGCGGCGGGGGATGAAGATCGACGCCGACCTGGACAAGGTGTTCGCCCTCTTCCCGCGCCTGAAGGAACGGCGGAACCAGCTGGCCTGGTCGCTCAGCGGCGGCGAGCAGCAGATGCTGGCCACCGCCCGCGGCATCATGAGCCGGCCCAAGTTGCTCATGCTCGACGAGCCGTCCATCGGTCTGGCCCCGCTCCTGGTGGGCCAGGTCTTCAAGACCATCAGCGAGATCCAGAAGACCGGGACGAGCATCCTCCTGGTCGAGCAGAACGCGCGGATGGCCCTCAACGTGGCCACCCGGGCCTACGTCTTGGAGACTGGCAAGATCGCCCTCGAGGGCTCGCCGAAAGAACTCCTGCAGAACGAAGAGGTCAAGAACGCCTACCTGGGCGCCTGA
- a CDS encoding ABC transporter ATP-binding protein, translated as MALLEVTRVSKRFGGLVAVNEVDVTIEPGEIRGLIGPNGSGKSTLVNLVSGVYRTDGGEIKLEGRNITNLPAHTISHLHVSRTFQTIRLFGTLSVLENVMVGFYSQSKTNLTDVILNSPRLAREEAGLRKRAEELLELVELKPFKDQPGKSLTLGRQRVLEMARALATEPKLLILDEPAAGMNPSEKEWLVDVIRRINQSGVSILLIEHHMPVVMALAKRIAVMNFGLKIADGVPEEIRNNDAVIEAYLGRREDNAAIS; from the coding sequence TTGGCACTGCTTGAAGTGACTCGGGTCAGCAAGCGCTTCGGCGGCCTCGTGGCCGTCAACGAGGTCGACGTGACCATCGAACCGGGCGAGATCCGCGGCCTCATCGGGCCGAACGGCTCCGGCAAGAGCACCCTGGTCAACCTGGTCAGCGGCGTCTACCGCACCGACGGGGGCGAGATCAAGCTGGAAGGCCGGAACATCACCAACCTGCCGGCGCACACCATCTCCCATCTCCACGTCAGCCGGACCTTCCAGACCATCCGTCTCTTCGGGACCCTGTCGGTGCTCGAGAACGTGATGGTGGGCTTCTACTCGCAAAGCAAGACCAACCTCACCGATGTCATCCTGAACTCGCCGAGGCTCGCCAGGGAGGAAGCCGGACTCCGCAAGCGGGCCGAGGAACTCCTGGAACTGGTCGAACTGAAGCCGTTCAAGGATCAGCCGGGCAAGAGCCTGACCCTGGGTCGGCAGCGGGTCCTGGAGATGGCCCGGGCCCTGGCCACCGAGCCGAAGCTGCTGATCCTGGACGAGCCGGCGGCCGGCATGAACCCGTCCGAGAAGGAATGGCTGGTCGACGTGATCAGGCGGATCAACCAGTCCGGCGTCAGTATCCTGCTCATCGAACACCACATGCCGGTGGTCATGGCGCTGGCCAAGCGGATCGCCGTCATGAACTTCGGCCTCAAGATCGCCGACGGCGTCCCTGAAGAGATTCGGAACAACGACGCCGTCATCGAGGCCTACCTGGGGAGGAGGGAAGACAATGCTGCTATCAGTTAA
- a CDS encoding branched-chain amino acid ABC transporter permease: MRSYLWYLIGLVALLVLPQVVSSPYIMFLLNMAIIFVILALGLNVVFGMTGMLNLASLAFSGIGAYTSGILAVRLGLPFPLALIGAVVVAMLFGLMVGLPTIRIGGHYLAFMTIAFGEIMRLIFQNWTPVTGGALGLSGIKYASIGPLVLKTHWSYYYLSLTLLIIMVYVANRIRVSKLGRAFEAVRGSEVAARALGINTYYHKVLAFVLGAAFGGVAGTLYAFLMRYVDPGTFTFEESARVLTMVMVGGRGSIPGVIIGAFLLTFLPEWLRFLKDYYMAMYGLGILLIVLFLPGGVISLWDKVRSRFAAGRRAPAAQTSAGKR, from the coding sequence ATGCGCTCGTATCTCTGGTACCTCATCGGCCTGGTGGCGCTGCTGGTCCTCCCCCAGGTGGTCTCTTCGCCGTATATCATGTTCCTCCTGAACATGGCGATCATCTTCGTCATCCTGGCCCTCGGCCTGAACGTCGTCTTCGGGATGACCGGCATGCTCAATCTGGCGTCGCTGGCCTTCTCCGGCATCGGGGCCTACACCAGCGGCATCCTGGCGGTCAGGCTCGGGCTCCCCTTCCCGCTGGCCCTCATCGGGGCGGTGGTTGTGGCCATGCTCTTCGGGCTGATGGTCGGCCTCCCCACGATCCGCATCGGCGGACATTACCTCGCCTTCATGACCATCGCCTTCGGCGAGATCATGCGGCTCATCTTCCAGAACTGGACCCCGGTGACCGGCGGCGCCCTCGGGCTCTCCGGCATCAAGTACGCCAGCATCGGGCCCCTGGTCTTGAAGACCCACTGGTCCTATTACTACCTGTCCCTGACGCTGCTCATCATCATGGTCTACGTCGCCAACCGCATCCGCGTCTCGAAGCTGGGACGGGCCTTCGAGGCCGTCCGCGGCAGCGAGGTCGCCGCCCGGGCCCTCGGCATCAACACTTACTACCATAAGGTGCTGGCCTTCGTCCTCGGGGCGGCCTTCGGCGGCGTGGCCGGCACGCTCTACGCCTTCCTGATGCGCTACGTCGACCCCGGCACCTTTACCTTCGAGGAGTCGGCCCGCGTCCTGACGATGGTCATGGTCGGCGGCCGCGGCTCTATCCCCGGCGTCATCATCGGGGCCTTCTTGCTGACCTTCCTGCCGGAGTGGCTGCGCTTCCTGAAGGACTACTACATGGCCATGTATGGTCTTGGTATCCTGCTCATCGTCCTGTTCCTCCCGGGCGGTGTGATCAGCTTGTGGGACAAGGTCCGTTCGCGTTTCGCCGCCGGGCGGCGCGCGCCAGCGGCCCAGACGTCCGCGGGAAAGAGGTGA